One genomic window of Vibrio ziniensis includes the following:
- a CDS encoding IS4 family transposase translates to MHVSQALDIINSYKPNQVETLADLLPIELINSAYELTDTVTLRKRKLTLESMAWLLVGMAIYNDKSMADIVNMLDIVDRTGKPFVAPSALTQRRKNLGESAAKALFECTQSHWFKLANLPNWNGLTLLGVDGVLWRTEDSKENAEAFAKPTNRDGKETQYPQVRMVCQMELSSHLITGSAFDCYSVNEMKLAEQLIETTPDNSLTLFDKGFYSLGLLQAWSSQGINRHWLIPMKKGLTYDVIQSLGRQDKLIKLKSNPQARKKWPELEQEVVVRLITRVKEGKQYDVLTSMLDPMLYPKSDIVGLYGYRWEIELGYREQKQYMLGNRLTLRSRLPELVKQELWGILLTYNLVRYQMVQMCNTLNGDYLPYQLSFNGALAHIMRLIVGLPYSSPGAIPRQFQNFYSMSESLILEPRRERSFPRVVKKKPSRYPRKNNAAHLK, encoded by the coding sequence ATGCACGTTTCTCAAGCCCTCGACATCATCAACAGTTATAAACCCAATCAAGTTGAGACACTCGCTGACCTCCTGCCCATTGAACTCATCAATAGTGCTTACGAGCTTACCGATACTGTTACGCTAAGAAAACGAAAGCTAACTTTAGAGTCGATGGCATGGTTACTGGTTGGAATGGCAATCTATAACGATAAATCCATGGCAGACATTGTAAATATGCTCGATATTGTTGACCGCACAGGTAAACCATTTGTTGCTCCAAGTGCATTAACACAGCGAAGAAAAAACCTCGGTGAGTCAGCGGCTAAAGCTCTTTTTGAGTGTACGCAAAGTCATTGGTTTAAGCTGGCGAATTTACCAAACTGGAACGGACTCACTCTTCTTGGCGTTGATGGTGTTTTGTGGCGAACGGAGGACTCAAAAGAGAACGCTGAAGCGTTTGCAAAGCCTACCAATCGTGACGGTAAAGAAACACAGTACCCACAAGTGCGCATGGTATGTCAGATGGAATTGAGCAGCCATTTAATCACAGGCAGTGCCTTTGACTGTTATAGCGTCAATGAAATGAAGTTAGCAGAGCAACTGATAGAGACGACACCTGATAATAGCTTAACCCTTTTTGATAAAGGCTTTTACTCTCTTGGCCTACTTCAAGCATGGAGCTCGCAAGGCATAAATCGACATTGGCTTATCCCAATGAAAAAAGGACTCACTTATGATGTCATTCAGTCTCTCGGCCGCCAAGATAAACTGATAAAACTGAAGAGTAACCCGCAAGCACGTAAGAAGTGGCCAGAGCTGGAACAAGAAGTGGTTGTACGTTTAATCACGAGAGTCAAAGAGGGTAAGCAATACGATGTTCTCACCTCAATGCTTGACCCTATGCTTTACCCCAAATCGGACATAGTGGGTCTGTATGGATACCGTTGGGAGATTGAGCTTGGGTATCGAGAACAAAAACAATATATGCTTGGCAACCGACTCACACTTCGAAGTCGACTCCCTGAATTAGTGAAGCAAGAACTCTGGGGAATACTACTGACCTATAACTTAGTCAGGTATCAAATGGTGCAGATGTGTAATACGTTGAATGGAGATTACTTGCCATATCAACTTAGCTTCAATGGAGCATTAGCTCACATCATGCGCCTGATAGTGGGACTTCCATACTCGTCACCAGGAGCAATCCCGAGGCAATTCCAAAACTTCTACTCAATGAGTGAGAGCTTAATACTTGAACCTAGGCGAGAAAGATCCTTCCCTAGGGTCGTTAAGAAAAAGCCAAGCCGATACCCTAGAAAAAACAATGCCGCTCACCTTAAGTGA
- a CDS encoding lytic murein transglycosylase, with translation MRKLLSVVLGLSLSSPVLANEVSFEQYVEGLKQQAREEGISEQVLRSAFTNVEYKPRAVVADRNQPEKKKTLDEYIPSAVPEWKVKQAQALYEKHYQELSRIGEQYGVQPRFIVALWGVESNFGANMGRFSVIDALSTMAYEGRREEFFRKETMAALQILEQGHITPEEMKGSWAGAMGQCQFMPSSFLAFAADGNRDGKKDIWGSKSDVFASTANYLSQSGWDDKYTWGRQVKVPHGLDKNLEGRQPEKGKYLGEWSKLGITRYDGKPLPALSDDIKAWLIMPDDEDGRTYLVYNNYNVLMKWNRSYYFALAVSHLADRIVY, from the coding sequence TTGAGAAAATTATTATCAGTGGTTTTGGGGTTAAGTCTCTCTTCGCCTGTGCTGGCGAACGAAGTTAGCTTTGAACAGTATGTTGAGGGACTTAAGCAACAAGCTCGTGAAGAAGGCATTTCAGAACAGGTTCTCCGTTCTGCTTTTACTAACGTAGAGTATAAGCCTCGAGCAGTCGTGGCTGACCGAAATCAGCCAGAGAAAAAGAAAACACTAGACGAATACATTCCAAGTGCTGTGCCGGAGTGGAAAGTAAAGCAAGCGCAAGCTTTGTATGAAAAACATTATCAAGAGTTGAGCCGTATTGGAGAACAATATGGCGTACAACCTCGTTTCATTGTTGCTTTGTGGGGTGTGGAAAGTAATTTCGGTGCCAACATGGGACGCTTTAGTGTCATTGATGCGCTTTCAACGATGGCTTACGAAGGTCGACGCGAAGAATTCTTTCGTAAAGAGACTATGGCGGCTCTGCAAATCCTAGAACAGGGACACATTACGCCGGAAGAGATGAAAGGTTCTTGGGCGGGCGCGATGGGGCAGTGTCAGTTTATGCCAAGTTCATTCTTAGCCTTTGCTGCAGATGGCAATCGTGACGGAAAAAAAGACATCTGGGGAAGTAAATCGGATGTGTTTGCTTCAACTGCAAATTATTTAAGCCAATCAGGTTGGGATGATAAATATACCTGGGGTCGTCAAGTCAAGGTACCTCATGGACTTGATAAGAATCTCGAAGGTCGTCAGCCAGAAAAAGGCAAATACTTGGGTGAGTGGAGTAAACTTGGTATTACTCGTTACGACGGTAAACCACTTCCAGCGTTGAGCGATGACATCAAAGCGTGGCTGATTATGCCCGATGATGAAGATGGCCGTACGTATCTGGTTTACAACAACTATAACGTGCTGATGAAATGGAATCGCTCTTATTACTTTGCTTTGGCGGTAAGCCATTTGGCAGATAGAATCGTTTATTAG